A region of the Centropristis striata isolate RG_2023a ecotype Rhode Island chromosome 20, C.striata_1.0, whole genome shotgun sequence genome:
GACACACTGATCACAAACACGTCttgtttatgttttacacaaaattaccaataataactgtaaaaatgaccaaaaagacacaaaatgaccaagaaaaaacccataaaatggatgtaaaaatgacacacacaaaacacaaaatgaccaaaaataacccacaaaatgacaaaaaacatggacgtcaaaatgacaaaaaacacaaaatgaccaaaaataaatgtaaaaaattacaaaaaaacccacaaaatgaccaaaaataactgtaaaaatgaccaaaaaaccccccacaaaatggatgtaaaaatgacacacacaaaacacaaaatgaccaaaaataacccacaaaatgaccaaaaataactttaaaaatgaccaaaaataactttaaaaatgaccaaataaacaaactgacataaaatcccacaaaatgaccaaaaataaatgtaataatgacaagaaaaaatccacaaaatgaccaaaaataactgtaaaaatgacaaaaaaagaccacaaataattgtaaaaatgacaaaaaataacaacaacacaaaatgaccaaaaataaatgtaaaaatgacacaaaaaaaagacacaaaatgacaaatgttcGTCCTGGTGTGTGGGACAAAACTTAATGACTCCTGGGACTGGATGTTAAATAGCTTTCTTTAACTacaatataaacacatataattatttttgtgcttttatcttTGTTAGCTTTGTTACCAACTCGCCAGACTCCGTTCAGAAACACgtgttgtttatgtttgtcCGGTGTGTTGGACAAAGTGCACGTCTGGcagaaacaacacacactttctccAAATGTCAAAGATCAGCCAGTGAACTCGGGTTAAAGATAATAAGGCAATAAAGATAATAATCCACCCAGCAGCACTTCTTTATGATAAAATAACGACTTTTATAGCCGGAAACCATAGCTCGCTGTCACTCCACGGCTGGAAGGAGACAGTGcggaaaaacacagaaatctcatataaaacacaacatctggTGACAGGTGACATTGATCGGCGAGTTGTGAGTGAGCCGAATGACAGAGAAGATACTAGTAATGTGTAATATACTTTACAAATCTCATATTACACCAGGGAAATCTCACAAATTATCAGAAATGCtaaaactgtatattttatgAAGCGAGTTTGGTGTAAGACCCCTTACACGTGAATCTAGCTAAACACcgggttaaaataaatataaaacgtTATGACTGCTGGGACTGGATGATAAATAGCTTCTTTTAACTACAATATAAAcagatattattattttctgtgcTTTTATGTTAAGTTTTGTAACCaataataactgtaaaaatgaccaaaaagacacaaaatgacaaaaaaataactgtaaaaattacaacaacaaaaaaaaccccacaaaatggatgtaaaaatgacacacacaaaacacaaaattaccaaaaataacccacaaaatgacacaaaaaaatggatgtcaaaatgacaaaaaacacaaaatgaccaaaaataaatgtaaaaaattacaaaaaaaaaacacaaaatgacaaaaaataactgtaaaaatgaccaaataaacaaactgaccaaaaaatcccacaaaatgaccaaaaataaatgtaataataaaactgtatattttatgAAGCGAGTTTGGTGTAAGACCCCTAACACGTGAATCTAGCTAAACACCGGGTTAAAATCAATATAAAACGTTATGACTGCTGGGACTGGATGATAAATAGCTTCTTTTAACTACAATATAAACAGATATTATTATTTCCTGTGCTTTTATGTTAAGTTTTGTAACCAAACTGGAGGTCACAGGGTGTTGTTAGCCTAGCTTGCTAGCTCAGCCTACCGGGATCTGCTATCCACAGCGGCGCTAACTAGCCGACACTTTGGACGTGAAAAGAGGCGTTTTTTCGGTCCAACTTACCGGCTGCCTTTACTCTGGACTCTCGACCTCGATGTCATAAATAATCCAAGTCTTCTCGAAGACGCGTTAAATGAAGAAGAGCTCCGTGAAGACCCGGTGTTTCCCACCAGCTGCGACCCACAATGTCACGATCACGTCAAGGAAAGAAAATAACGCACAGAGGGGGCGGAGAGATCTCGCGAGAACtgagtcttcttcttcttcttcttcttcttcatgttgttttatggcggttgacaaacaactttttggtgtattaccgccacctactgatATGGAGTGTGGACCGGGACTTTACACATTCCTGAgtttaactaaataataataaaataataataataaaaataaataaattaattaataataaaattaaaaaataaaataaaaaagagaaagtaCATAAATTATATTCTCTCTATTAATCTTGTTCTCCTAAGATACtgtaacaaaaaggaaaaacatttctcCTCTGAACTTCTTTGTAAAAGATCCCGTAAATCAAAGTTCAACTTAATTCCTTTAAGGTTCAATATCAGTTCCCTTCTCTCCTGATCATACTTCTGACAATAAAGCATCACATGTTCtaaattttcttcttcattacaATATTGACATCTTCCCGAATTGTGTTTTCCCATTTTAAATAGTGTACTGTTTAATGCTGTATGACGCGAGAACTGAGTGTAACACCCCCACGTTAGTTAGTCAGACAGAGAGCGAGAGTTCCCCCTGCTGGCGACTGAGTGGAACTGCAGCGTCCAATGTTCAGTCGTGGAAAACATTATAAGaccaatcaaatcaatcaatcaatcaatcaatcaaaattactttattcatccttgttttctgtcatttcttgttcattttaacgcctggtagaactaagggtacatttgtttggacaaatgtaatgttaacaacacaattttaaaaaaaaattctaccagATAATAACCGAATTTcctcagaaaaatgacaaaaaaaacacaaaatgacaaaaaaaaagagacttaaacccccccccccccccccccaataactgtaaaaatgaccaaaaataactgtaaaaatgaccaaaaccccccaccaaatgaccaaaaaaccccaccaaatgaccaaaaataaatgtaaaaatgaccaaaaaaaagacacaaaatgaacaaaaatttaTGTAAAaaggacaacaaaaaaaacaaaatgacaaaaaaataaatgtaaaaatgacaaaaaaaataataatgtaaacatGACTttaaaaaccccccacaaaatgaccaaaaataaatgttaaaatgaccaaaaaaagacacaaaatgaccaaaaataactaaaaattaccaaaaaaaatacaaaatgaccagaaatgaatgtaaaaaggacaaaaaaagatacaaaatgacaaaaaaaataactgtaaaaaggaccaaaaaaaccctgtgaaaatgactaaaaaagacacaaaatgacaaaaaaaattactgtaaaaatgaccaaaaaggacacagaattatcgaaatagacacaaattgaccaaaatacagtcatggaagggAAAAAAATTAGGCTTCCACGTCGACATCTCAGGGCCTCGCTGACGTCATCACGTACCCTGCGTGGAGGCGGAGCCACAGCCGCTGGTGTCAGTAATGTAGATTTTAGAGATCAAAACATCGGAGTTTTTCACCGTTTCTGAATAAAATAACGTCCGTCAGTGGGCTGTTAACACCGTCACCGACCCGGGACAAACACGGTACACTACCTGTCTACCAGAACGAGCCGCCGGGAACCATGTCTGCGGGCTCCGGGAACAGAAACACGAACACGGAACCGTGGGGAAGCTTCGATGATAACCTCATCCAGGtgagctaacatgctaaccacacagctaacaggctaacgggAGAGCTAACCACaaagctaacaggctaacaggagAACTAACTACacagctaacaggctaactgaCAGGCTAACAGGAGAGCTAAGTAACCATGGTGCTAATCGGGAGCGAACTTCCCAACAGGCTAGCTGAGatgctaacaagctaactaACCCGTCAGACCTGTTTATTAGCGTAAGATAGCAAAGATAACTTACCTGTGCTaacttagcatgctaacagaCAGTTTCTCAGGGCTGTGAAGAGTTTTCGACATGATAAACAAAGTAACTGACAGACAGCTGAGCAGGTAAACAAACTAGAAACACCTGAGTGACGTCATGGTCAGTGGAAGAAGTAATCTAAGCtacatgcagtaaaagtacacaagtattctcAGCtccatgcagtaaaagtacacaagtattctcagcttaatgcagtaaaagtacacaagtattctcagcttcatgcagtaaaagtacacaagtattctcATCTTCATACAGTAAAAGTATACAAGTATTCTCATCTTCATACAGTAAAAGTATACAAGTATTCTCAGCTTCATACAGTAAAAGTATACAAGTATTCTCAGCtccatgcagtaaaagtacacaagtattctcagcttaatgcagtaaaagtacatactTATTCTCAGCTTcaaacagtaaaagtacacaagtattctcAGCTCCATGCAGTATAAGTACACAAGCATTCTCAGCttaatgcagtaaaagtacacaagtattctcagcttaatgcagtaaaagtacacaagtattctcagcttaatgcagtaaaagtacacaagtattctcAGCtccatgcagtaaaagtacacaagtattctcAGCtccatgcagtaaaagtacatactTATTCTCAGCttaatgcagtaaaagtacacaagtattctcAGCTCCATGCAGTAtaagtacacaagtattctcagcttaatgcagtaaaagtaaaCAAGTATTCTCATCttaatgcagtaaaagtacacaagtattctcATCTTCATACAGTAAAAGTATACAAGTATTCTCATCTTCATACAGTAAAAGTATACAAGTATTCTCAGCTTcatacagtaaaagtacacaagtattctcAGCtccatgcagtaaaagtacacaaggaTTCTCAGCttaatgcagtaaaagtacacaagtattctcAGCTTTGCAGGAACATTTTGTGCTGCTTTTGGAtctataaatgaataaaagaacCAAGTGATGATTGGATATTTTCTCTGAATGTTAACCGTTAACGCCGCCCCTCCCGTGGCGTGCGCAGGGCGGCGGCTCGGCCGTCATCGACATGGAGAACATGGACGACACGTCGGGCTCGAGCTTCGAGGACATGGGAGAGATGCACCagaggatgaaggaggaggaggaggtgaccGCCGAGGCCGCCGCCGCCGAGGACGACCCCACCGAGGACGGAGAGTTCCTCGGCATGAAGGGGATCAAGGGCCAGCTGGGCCGCCAGGTGGCCGACGAGGTGAgccaggggtcagaggtcagcggGGGGGCAAAGTCCAGTACCTGTACTACAAGGTTTCGCATTgattacctagactgtggcaGCCCACCAGACTCTCATGTGCTgtgctaacgtcacatttcaagctactgaaagtctTTTTACGTGATttataataaagaaatattttatgttgtgttgccgttgctgagcagagtgtctgtcacccgtcagtcagtctaagccccgcccccacctctccgtcctcctccgagacatgagGCGCAttcaaacactgacacacacactgaatttaCTGAGCTGCCCTCCCCACTTCTCCGCTTCAAAACATGATATAGAAACGTGTCTACctgaactaaatactatcaacgaGTCCAATAACGCTGCTGCATTATGctgttcgttagccgcgagctaacattagcttttaaagttgttttaatcacactgaactgtgactaactgttttgaataacctCTTATTGCTAAatgcatgcagctttcaaaataagagcacagtgtcgaccacagaatttacaagaaggctgtcaaaataagatgccttaaataaaatatacaagaacccttattcccCTGCGTGCCCCCAGACCCCTCTAGCCAGATATTTCTCGCCCCTGGCTGGCTGCTCCGTGttctagtggaaagcatgttgacagaaACTAAACATGTCACAgcaggataacaaagattctataatacggtatctccAGACTGTGACAAATGTTCTGTGAGgtatttgctctcatttagctctcaaagtgcacaagattgatgcattttacttagaAATGTACAACATTTTCTGTGTCCCATAAAATCCTGTGGTAAACACTGTTATACCATCATATATACTACGTCCTGATTCACAGTATGTCAGTACAAGTATTCTCTTCCTAACTGATGATACATTCAAGGACTGTGGGAAAGTTAAAACTCTGaagataatgtctgtttttacagtttgtttctgtgaTAAATGTTGCATTTGGACAGttttttggggttcagagggttaacgtGAGTCTGACTCACCTGTGTGATGCGTTCAGGTGTGGCAGGCGGGGAAGCGTCAGGCCTCCAAAGCCTTCAACCTGTACGCCAACATCGACATCCTGAGGCCGTACTTCGATGTGGAGCCGGTTCAGGTCCGCAGCAGGTAGGACGCCGCCGCCgccacttcctgtttcctgtcggtgatgctaactgatgctaactgtTGCTAACTGTTGCTAACTGTCTCCTCTTAGGCTGATTGAGTCCATGATACCTGTCCGCATGATCAACTTCCCCCaggtacacacatacacacacacacacacacacacttcctgtctcctctccaaCACCTGCAGATCCCTCGTGAAAgattttcacaataagagcGCTCCTCAGGTCTGACAGTTTGTGCTTCCTGTCTGTAGAAGATCGCCGGCGAGCTGTACGGCCCTCTGATGCTCGTCTTCACTCTGGTGGCGATCCTGCTGCACGGCATGAAAACGTCAGGCACCGTCATcgtaagaacacacacacacacacacacacacacacacacacacacacacacactgaaagcaTGTCTACACTTCCTTTAATGTGCATTACTTAAACGCAAGAATTCCAATGACCTTGTTCTAGGGTAATGATTACCGGTATTCCCAACGGTTAGTAATACCGtttcaaatgaaaacactgagTTTCCCGAGTCGGAAAGGGAGGTAACTTCAGCTCGCGGTTTTCTTCAACAAACTCTGAGTTTCTCTCTTCGTCTCCGCCCTCTTTCAGAGACAGACACGCCGTTTCATTTCCtcactgttcagcagctgcacaacaactgcagccgcgaactgtgcacagcgtccaccgcttattgtaaacaaaccagcatgctaactgtacacgtggtgtccgctgctgatcgtaaacaaaccggcttCCCTAACTGACtgctggtgcttgttgtaaacaaacggaggtcgctaactgagcacatcctgctgcagcacatacacactgtaaggctacagagctaattgttagcctgttagcattgtgctactgcgcagcactgctgctgctctgtcgcacgtcactatagtctcctcccacctcgttctgcactatgaaagggatCGTATAAATCCACATTACTTTGTTTAATATGTTAGTGTATGCACATATGATTTCTACCTGAGGTACAACAAACACTGACAGTGTCCTTTCACTAACAGTTCTTCTGACATGTGTAAGACTAGATCTCATACATGAGCACTGAATGTGAAGAAGAGTATATTTATCTACATGCCCAAAGTGCAGTTACCTCTTCTGGCCACAAGGTGCCATCTTGcacaattttcacatttattttttatttatttatcaatcaatcaatcaatcaaactttatttatatagcgcttttcatacatataaatgcaactcaaagctTATTTGCTCATTTATGGTATTATTTGAATGTTTCTGCCTCATTAATTTGTTCAAAATGGTAACGTTGCTTTTATTTGCACATTTGATTTCTACTAGAGGTACATAAAACAGggagttttctttctttaccaGTACTTTTTGaacacatttaacaatatagTGATAATATTGATAACCGTGATATGAAATTTTCATATCGTTACATCTCTACCTTGTACATATTTGTACCTGAGCAAATCTAAGTCTTGAAtctactgtctgtctgtctgtctgtgcagaGGGAGGGCACCCTGATGGGAACAGCCATAGGAACATGTTTTGGTTACTGGCTGGGCGTTTCCTCCTTCATCTACTTCCTGGCGTACCTGGTCAACGCTCAGATCACCATGCTGCAGATGCTCTCCCTGCTGGTCAGTGATAATCTCTCTTTTTACACTTTCTTTCTCAATAAACGGCAGATTTTTGGGGATTTCTTTATCTAAAACATTCTTCTGAAACCAGccgacaggttttttttacataaactgTTTAAGGGTTTGAACCATAACTGGGTAACTTTGATGCTTAATAACAGCAAAGGAGTTTACAGGTggatctcaataaattagaatatcatagaaaagtttatttatgtcaataattaaattcaaaaaggtgaaataacacattatatagatccattacacacagaatgaaacatttaatgccttaatttatttaatttcttctcattataatgattatggcttacatttaatgaagacctaaaattcaccgtctcaaaaaaattgaatattacaaaagaccaattttaataAGTATGtctaatatggaaatgttggcctctgagaagtatgtccatcttataatgactttttatctcataatttggacttttttatctcaaaattatgacttcTTATCTAAAAATGTCAActatttatctcataattatgactttttatcccattttttcaactttgttttatctcaaaatgatgTCCTTGTATCTaataattttaagttttattctcataattatgacttttatctcaaaatttcaactttttatctcataattatgactttttatctcattttttcaacattgtttaaatctcataattatgacttttatctcaaaatgaatattacaaaaaatgtcctggaaagtatgtccatctatatgactcaatacttggtttaggctgtttgacttgaactactggaaatattggacttttccgacatattctaatgtattgagatgatcctgtaaaTGACTgagtgacatcacttcctgtctctgtctcagggTTACGGTCTGTTTGGTCACTGCGTCGTCCTCCTCATCACCTACAACATCCACTTCCACTTCCTGTTCTACGTGCTCTGGCTGCTGTGTGGAGGCCTGTCCACGCTGCGCATGGTGAGGACCGCGTTTCCCATCAGCCCCCTCTGCTCTCCTGCAGCCGTGCACTCAcctggtgtgtgtttgtctccctTCAGGTGGCGGCTCTGCTGTCTCGTACGGTGGGTCAGactcctcgtctcctcctctGTGGGACGCTGTCGCTGCTGCACATGCTCTTCCTGCTCTACCTCCACTTCGCCTACCACAAGATCGTAGAAGgtcagttttgttgttgttttgtgtcagagtgagacctcctgttgttgttttgtgtcagagtgagacctcctgtcttgttgttttgtgtcagagtgagacctcctgtcttgttgttgttttgtgtcagagtgagacctcctgttgttgtttatttgtcagagtgagacctcctgtcgtcttgttgtttatttgtcagagtgagacctcctgtcgttgttttgtgtcagagtgagacctcctgtcgttgtcttgttgtttatttgtcagagtgagacctcctgtcgttgttttgtgtcagagtgagacctcctgtcattgttttgttgttgttttgtgtcagagTGAGACCTCCTGTCGTTGTTTTGTGTCAGTGAGACCTCCTgtcgttgttgttttgtgtcagagtgagacctcctgtcgttgttgttttgtgtcagagtgagacctcctgtcgttgttgttgttttgtgtcagagtgagacctcctgtcgttgttttgttgtttatttgtcagagtgagacctcctgttgttgttttgtgtcagagtgagacctcctgttgttgttttgtgtcagagtgagacctcctgttgttgttttgtgtcagagtgagacctcctgtcattgttttgtgtcagagtgagacctcctgtcattgttttgttgttgttttgtgtcagagtgagacctcctgtcattgttttgttgttgttttgtgtcagagtgagacctcctgtcattgttttgttgttgttttgtgtcagagtgagacctcctgtcattgttttgtgtcagagtgagacctcctgtcattgttttgttgttgttttgtgtcagagtgagacctcctgtcattgttttgtgtcagagtgagacctcctgttgttgttttgtgtcagagTGA
Encoded here:
- the yipf3 gene encoding protein YIPF3 translates to MSAGSGNRNTNTEPWGSFDDNLIQGGGSAVIDMENMDDTSGSSFEDMGEMHQRMKEEEEVTAEAAAAEDDPTEDGEFLGMKGIKGQLGRQVADEVWQAGKRQASKAFNLYANIDILRPYFDVEPVQVRSRLIESMIPVRMINFPQKIAGELYGPLMLVFTLVAILLHGMKTSGTVIREGTLMGTAIGTCFGYWLGVSSFIYFLAYLVNAQITMLQMLSLLGYGLFGHCVVLLITYNIHFHFLFYVLWLLCGGLSTLRMVAALLSRTVGQTPRLLLCGTLSLLHMLFLLYLHFAYHKIVEGLLDSLEGPNMMPMQRVARDVPELTLNATLRSLGPLLRAH